The following proteins are co-located in the Escherichia fergusonii ATCC 35469 genome:
- the pduC gene encoding propanediol dehydratase large subunit PduC has translation MRSKRFEALAKRPVNQDGFVKEWIEEGFIAMESPNDPKPSIKIVNGAVTELDGKSVSQFDLIDHFIARYGINLARAEEVITMDSVKLANMLCDPNVKRRDIVPLTTAMTPAKIVEVVSHMNVVEMMMAMQKMRARRTPSQQAHVTNVKDNPVQIAADAAEGAWRGFDEQETTVAVGRYAPFNAIALLVGSQVGRPGVLTQCSLEEATELKLGMLGHTCYAETISVYGTEPVFTDGDDTPWSKGFLASSYASRGLKMRFTSGSGSEVQMGYAEGKSMLYLEARCIYITKAAGVQGLQNGSVSCVGVPSAVPSGIRAILAENLICAALDLECASSNDQTFTHSDMRRTARFLMQFLPGTDFISSGFSAVPNYDNMFAGSNEDAEDFDDYNVIQRDLKVDGGLRPVREEDVIAIRNKAARALQAVFAGMGLPPITDEEVEAATYAHGSKDMPERNIVEDIKFAQEIINKNRNGLEVVKALAKGGFTDVAQDMLNIQKAKLTGDYLHTSAIIVGNGEVRSAVNDVNDYAGPATGYRLQGERWEEIKNIPGALDPNELG, from the coding sequence ATGAGATCGAAAAGATTTGAAGCACTGGCAAAACGCCCCGTAAATCAGGACGGTTTTGTTAAGGAGTGGATCGAAGAAGGCTTCATTGCGATGGAAAGCCCGAATGATCCCAAACCATCCATCAAAATAGTCAATGGCGCAGTCACAGAATTGGATGGTAAATCCGTCAGCCAGTTTGACCTGATCGACCATTTTATCGCGCGTTATGGCATTAACCTTGCCAGAGCGGAAGAAGTTATCACCATGGATTCGGTCAAGCTGGCGAATATGTTGTGCGATCCCAACGTTAAACGTCGTGATATCGTGCCGCTGACCACCGCGATGACTCCAGCGAAGATTGTCGAAGTTGTCTCCCACATGAACGTGGTTGAGATGATGATGGCAATGCAAAAAATGCGTGCGCGTCGTACACCATCCCAACAGGCACACGTTACTAACGTAAAAGACAATCCGGTACAAATCGCTGCAGACGCCGCAGAAGGGGCATGGCGTGGATTCGACGAACAGGAAACCACTGTCGCTGTTGGTCGCTACGCCCCCTTTAATGCGATTGCGTTGTTGGTTGGCTCTCAGGTTGGTCGCCCAGGCGTTCTGACTCAGTGTTCTCTGGAAGAAGCCACCGAACTGAAACTCGGTATGCTTGGTCACACTTGCTACGCTGAAACCATTTCCGTCTATGGTACTGAACCCGTCTTCACCGACGGTGACGACACCCCATGGTCAAAAGGTTTCCTCGCCTCTTCGTATGCATCTCGCGGTTTAAAAATGCGCTTCACTTCCGGTTCTGGTTCAGAAGTCCAAATGGGCTATGCCGAAGGTAAATCGATGCTTTATCTGGAAGCTCGCTGCATTTACATCACCAAGGCGGCTGGCGTTCAGGGATTACAGAACGGTTCGGTAAGCTGCGTCGGTGTGCCTTCTGCTGTGCCATCAGGTATTCGGGCCATTCTGGCAGAAAACTTAATCTGTGCCGCACTGGATCTCGAATGCGCTTCCAGTAACGACCAGACCTTTACACACTCAGATATGCGTCGTACGGCCCGTTTCCTGATGCAGTTCCTGCCAGGTACTGACTTTATCTCCTCCGGTTTTTCTGCCGTGCCGAACTACGACAACATGTTTGCCGGTTCGAACGAAGATGCAGAAGACTTCGATGACTACAACGTCATTCAGCGTGACTTAAAAGTAGACGGTGGTTTACGCCCTGTACGCGAAGAAGACGTTATCGCTATTCGTAATAAAGCTGCTCGTGCCTTGCAGGCTGTATTTGCGGGAATGGGACTGCCACCGATCACGGATGAAGAAGTCGAAGCCGCGACTTACGCCCACGGTTCGAAAGATATGCCTGAGCGCAACATTGTTGAAGATATCAAGTTTGCTCAGGAAATTATCAACAAAAACCGTAATGGTCTGGAAGTCGTAAAAGCGCTCGCTAAAGGCGGCTTCACGGATGTTGCCCAGGACATGCTCAATATCCAAAAAGCGAAGTTAACCGGGGATTATCTGCACACCTCCGCCATTATCGTTGGCAATGGTGAAGTGCGCTCGGCAGTAAACGATGTCAATGATTACGCCGGTCCGGCAACAGGTTACCGCCTGCAAGGCGAACGCTGGGAAGAGATTAAAAATATCCCTGGCGCACTTGATCCCAACGAACTTGGCTAA